The Gemmatimonadaceae bacterium genome window below encodes:
- a CDS encoding TonB-dependent receptor, whose protein sequence is MGSTSLNAQGSPRERSVTLTGVVRDSTTGEVLPNARVSIAAIARTAQTNADGRFTLLGVPATAQVLLIQYIGYTTRRLAINADTVKSPLAVELSHAVVRLATTNVVGATDAAPTVVAIGREISQLSISTAQVEAMPSVGEADVFRTLQMLPSVAGAGNGTASLSVRGGKADQNLVLLDGMTVYHVDHFFGLFSAFNTDALKDIQLYAGGFPARYGGRVSSVIDLTGKAGDEHQFRASGGASLLSARGVVEIPLGRGSILVSGRRSYTDIIRSGLYNKLFDFAGSQGTSQAQAGPARGGFGNRFQQQSVDPSFYFYDFNSKATYRLSDKDVATLSVYRGLDNLDQSQSLGGGGPFGGQGAGTSSTLNDITVASNQGVSGRWFRQWSSRLSSDALVASSRYESNSDRTANGGTPNGGARFNFGFNETNTVNDVTVRIDNTLDLASWSRVAFGVWNTHNTVTYDFLIGGTDTTQRGRNTTRDGAGTLSAAYAQHTWTPTPTIDLTTGVRANRYNVTAATYVEPRLAAGWQLTPSLRLKAAWGRYHQFVNRVENEDVLQGSRDFWLLADTALKPNASTHSIVGLLFDRPSWALNVEAYDKTLENATLFSRRYRQAFGVNTGAFFFTGEGRSRGLEFLLERKIGTVTGWASYTLAKSTTQFADVDQGRTFPTSQDQRHELKAFGTMQLRKWDLSATGIFGSGRPYTAPISQYQLKLLDGSTQNYINVGDKNGERLPSYQRIDLAVSRTIRTEGLFDWRVGMSLYNIANRRNVSFRKFDLSTDPMTISDVTQLGFTPSIDIKFTRRGLRDPIGNN, encoded by the coding sequence ATGGGTAGCACTTCGCTCAATGCACAGGGGTCTCCGCGAGAGCGCAGCGTCACGCTCACAGGCGTGGTCCGGGATTCGACCACGGGCGAAGTGCTGCCGAACGCGCGGGTGAGCATTGCCGCGATCGCGCGCACGGCACAAACCAACGCTGACGGTCGATTCACGCTCCTCGGCGTGCCGGCCACCGCACAGGTTCTGCTTATCCAGTACATCGGGTATACCACCCGTCGGCTGGCGATCAACGCAGATACCGTCAAGAGTCCGCTGGCGGTGGAGCTCTCGCATGCGGTCGTGCGATTGGCCACGACCAACGTCGTCGGCGCCACTGATGCGGCGCCAACGGTGGTCGCGATCGGGCGCGAAATCAGCCAGCTCTCCATTTCGACGGCCCAGGTTGAAGCGATGCCATCGGTTGGTGAAGCGGACGTGTTTCGCACGCTGCAAATGCTGCCGAGTGTCGCCGGCGCCGGCAATGGCACCGCCAGTCTTTCGGTTCGCGGCGGCAAGGCCGACCAGAACCTGGTGTTGCTCGACGGTATGACGGTGTATCACGTGGACCATTTCTTCGGACTCTTCAGCGCGTTCAACACCGATGCGCTCAAGGATATTCAGTTGTATGCGGGTGGTTTTCCGGCCCGTTACGGCGGACGCGTCTCGTCGGTGATCGATCTGACCGGCAAGGCGGGGGACGAACATCAATTTCGTGCCAGCGGCGGCGCCAGTTTGTTGAGCGCGCGCGGTGTGGTGGAAATTCCGCTTGGCCGTGGTTCGATCCTGGTGTCCGGACGCCGTTCCTACACCGATATCATTCGCAGTGGCCTGTACAACAAGCTGTTTGACTTCGCGGGGAGTCAGGGGACCTCCCAGGCGCAGGCCGGACCGGCGCGCGGCGGATTCGGCAATCGTTTTCAGCAACAGTCGGTCGATCCATCCTTCTACTTCTACGACTTCAATTCAAAGGCGACTTACCGCCTAAGCGACAAGGACGTCGCGACGCTCAGTGTGTATCGTGGTCTCGATAACCTCGATCAGTCCCAGTCACTGGGCGGCGGTGGTCCGTTTGGCGGACAAGGCGCGGGCACATCATCGACACTGAACGATATCACGGTGGCCAGCAATCAGGGTGTGAGCGGTCGATGGTTTCGGCAGTGGTCCAGTCGACTCAGCTCCGATGCCCTGGTGGCCTCTTCACGGTACGAGAGCAACAGCGACCGCACGGCCAATGGTGGCACACCCAACGGTGGCGCGCGTTTCAATTTCGGTTTCAACGAGACCAACACCGTCAACGACGTGACCGTACGAATCGACAACACCTTGGACCTGGCCTCGTGGTCTCGCGTGGCGTTCGGGGTGTGGAACACTCACAACACGGTCACATATGACTTCCTTATCGGCGGCACCGACACCACGCAACGCGGGCGCAATACCACCCGCGATGGCGCCGGCACGCTTTCAGCGGCGTATGCGCAGCACACCTGGACGCCGACGCCGACCATTGACCTCACCACGGGTGTGCGGGCCAATCGCTACAACGTGACGGCCGCTACCTACGTCGAACCGCGTCTCGCCGCGGGATGGCAACTCACCCCTTCGCTTCGACTGAAGGCCGCCTGGGGTCGCTATCACCAGTTTGTCAATCGCGTGGAAAACGAAGACGTTCTGCAGGGGAGCCGCGACTTCTGGCTGCTCGCCGATACCGCCCTGAAGCCGAACGCGTCAACGCACAGCATCGTGGGATTGCTGTTCGATCGCCCGTCATGGGCGCTGAACGTGGAAGCCTATGACAAGACGCTCGAGAATGCCACGCTGTTCTCGCGACGATATCGCCAGGCATTCGGCGTCAATACGGGAGCCTTCTTCTTCACGGGCGAGGGACGTTCGCGCGGTCTGGAGTTCCTGCTGGAACGAAAGATCGGCACAGTGACCGGCTGGGCCAGCTACACCTTGGCGAAGTCGACGACTCAATTTGCCGACGTGGATCAGGGGCGCACGTTCCCCACCTCACAAGACCAGCGACACGAGTTGAAGGCGTTCGGCACCATGCAGCTTCGCAAGTGGGACCTCTCCGCCACCGGAATTTTCGGGTCCGGCCGACCCTACACCGCACCCATCAGTCAGTACCAACTCAAGCTCCTGGACGGATCCACGCAGAACTACATCAACGTGGGCGACAAGAACGGCGAACGCCTGCCATCGTATCAACGCATCGATCTCGCGGTGTCGCGCACGATCCGGACCGAAGGGCTGTTTGATTGGCGCGTCGGCATGTCGTTGTACAACATTGCCAACCGGCGCAATGTGTCATTCCGCAAATTCGACCTGAGCACCGACCCGATGACGATCTCCGACGTGACGCAGCTGGGATTCACCCCAAGTATCGACATCAAGTTCACGCGGCGCGGCCTGCGTGACCCGATAGGGAACAACTGA
- a CDS encoding YccF domain-containing protein, with the protein MTLLLNIVFFVFGGGLVAGLAWLVVGCVLAITVVGIPFAVAAFRIAGFAAWPFGRTLVDVRTLGEQPIVGTGVANLLWIVFAGIWLWIAHVAAGIAYCVTIIGIPFGFAHFRLAAVSFAPLGKRVVDLP; encoded by the coding sequence ATGACGCTACTCCTCAACATCGTCTTCTTCGTCTTCGGCGGCGGACTGGTGGCGGGGCTGGCCTGGCTTGTGGTCGGATGCGTGCTGGCTATCACCGTTGTGGGCATTCCGTTCGCCGTTGCCGCGTTCCGCATCGCCGGATTTGCCGCCTGGCCGTTTGGACGCACCCTCGTGGATGTGCGGACGCTGGGCGAACAACCCATTGTCGGGACCGGTGTGGCGAACCTCCTGTGGATCGTTTTCGCCGGGATCTGGCTGTGGATTGCGCACGTGGCGGCTGGGATCGCGTACTGCGTGACCATCATCGGCATCCCCTTCGGGTTTGCGCACTTCCGGCTGGCGGCGGTGTCATTTGCGCCGCTGGGGAAGCGGGTGGTCGACCTGCCCTAG
- a CDS encoding S9 family peptidase, protein MRLSAAVTFALATLVPSATRTAENTFVADDALGIVSYTIGDLTDDGRFIAATSSVRRDAYGQDFRRDGDPTYVRGAPTRVMLIDTKTGATQPIFVDKKSVRAMRWSPDGARLAMLVFNGDVYEPVIWTKATSKSVTLKLSAGKYVAENSDVRWTPSGKGLVFAVHTLEWRKKVRDTFATMTGVTPVFVQSSKDPFLAWDAIRREGNVRSVVTLDVTTGQTREAIPEQPLANYTLAEDGSAIAFARDIVSKTDYESLGGAETSLRVRDSAGVERVLHATTRGMQIQWAEDGKHYAYANGGRVYLASITDTTRKLLAGAPEPRRGEAADTSKAARDKAALERFSVVRYSPAGDAVLVSNREGLWLADVNTGAREKVAATNDSSETMPRIAFAGWSTDGRQLYLTSASRQKWERGILRYDRSTKQLKELIKDGRSYSQLRIAKDGKTLLLNVANGNRPPDLYVANADLTDLHRLVETNPQLAARKIGPTELHTYLDADGHAKKMVVYYPADYDKTKAYPTVFEIYEDFFDDTFDVRANVLTGAGYVFVKPAVDFEIGYPGEAWAKGVTAAANKLVEMGIADSARLGVQGQSYGGYATNLLITQTNRFKAAVNISGKVDMISFYTDSPRLGVRNINAAEKTQDRIGASMWAQPQKYVAHSAVMFADRITTPLMLVTGEQDSNVPALNTREMYYALRRLGKECIWVNYANGGHGGGTATPEDFLDMQKRIVEFYDQRLKAPKAKVTSN, encoded by the coding sequence ATGCGCCTCTCCGCCGCCGTCACGTTCGCCCTGGCCACGCTTGTTCCCTCGGCGACCCGCACCGCCGAGAACACCTTTGTTGCCGACGACGCCCTGGGCATTGTCAGCTATACGATCGGTGATCTGACTGATGACGGGCGGTTTATCGCGGCCACATCATCCGTGCGTCGCGACGCCTACGGACAGGACTTCCGCCGCGACGGCGACCCCACGTACGTGCGCGGCGCACCCACTCGCGTGATGCTCATCGACACGAAGACCGGAGCGACACAGCCGATCTTCGTCGACAAGAAGAGCGTGCGCGCCATGCGCTGGTCGCCAGATGGTGCGCGACTCGCGATGCTGGTGTTCAACGGCGATGTGTACGAGCCGGTGATTTGGACAAAGGCCACCTCCAAGTCGGTGACGCTCAAGCTGTCGGCGGGCAAGTACGTGGCGGAGAACAGCGACGTACGGTGGACGCCGAGCGGCAAGGGGTTGGTGTTCGCCGTGCACACGCTGGAGTGGCGCAAGAAGGTGCGGGACACGTTTGCCACCATGACCGGCGTGACGCCGGTGTTCGTGCAAAGCAGCAAGGACCCGTTCCTGGCGTGGGATGCGATTCGTCGCGAGGGCAATGTGCGCAGCGTGGTCACGCTGGACGTGACCACGGGCCAGACGCGAGAGGCCATCCCCGAGCAGCCGTTGGCGAACTACACGCTGGCCGAAGACGGCAGTGCCATCGCGTTTGCGCGTGACATTGTCAGCAAGACGGATTACGAAAGCCTGGGCGGTGCGGAAACCTCACTGCGGGTGCGCGACTCAGCGGGCGTAGAGCGCGTGCTGCACGCCACCACGCGTGGCATGCAAATCCAGTGGGCCGAAGACGGAAAGCACTACGCGTACGCGAATGGCGGTCGCGTGTATCTCGCGAGCATCACCGACACCACAAGAAAGCTGCTGGCCGGTGCGCCCGAACCGCGACGCGGCGAAGCGGCCGACACCTCAAAGGCGGCACGCGACAAGGCAGCGCTGGAGCGCTTCTCGGTGGTTCGCTATAGCCCGGCTGGCGACGCCGTGCTGGTGTCCAACCGCGAAGGGCTGTGGCTGGCCGACGTGAATACCGGGGCGCGCGAGAAAGTCGCGGCCACCAATGATTCCAGCGAGACCATGCCGCGCATCGCGTTCGCCGGGTGGAGCACCGACGGTCGCCAACTGTACCTGACCTCTGCGTCGAGACAGAAATGGGAGCGCGGCATCCTGCGCTACGACCGGTCCACGAAACAGCTGAAGGAGCTGATCAAGGATGGGCGTTCGTACTCACAGCTGCGCATTGCCAAGGACGGCAAGACGCTGCTGCTGAACGTGGCCAACGGCAATCGCCCGCCCGACCTGTATGTCGCGAACGCCGACCTGACCGATCTGCACCGCCTGGTGGAGACCAATCCCCAACTGGCCGCGCGGAAAATCGGACCCACCGAGCTGCACACGTACCTGGACGCGGACGGTCACGCCAAGAAGATGGTGGTGTACTATCCTGCCGACTACGACAAGACCAAGGCGTATCCCACGGTCTTTGAGATCTACGAGGATTTCTTTGACGACACGTTTGATGTGCGCGCCAACGTGCTCACCGGCGCCGGCTATGTGTTCGTGAAGCCGGCGGTGGACTTCGAAATCGGTTATCCCGGCGAGGCATGGGCCAAGGGCGTTACGGCCGCGGCCAACAAGCTCGTGGAGATGGGCATTGCCGACTCGGCACGGCTGGGCGTGCAGGGACAGAGCTACGGCGGGTATGCCACCAATCTGCTCATCACGCAAACCAATCGATTCAAGGCGGCGGTGAATATTTCTGGCAAGGTGGACATGATCAGTTTCTACACCGACAGCCCGCGTCTCGGAGTGCGCAACATCAATGCGGCGGAAAAGACGCAGGATCGCATTGGCGCCTCCATGTGGGCGCAGCCGCAGAAGTACGTCGCACATTCGGCGGTGATGTTCGCCGATCGCATCACCACGCCGCTGATGCTGGTGACGGGGGAGCAGGATTCCAATGTCCCGGCGCTCAATACGCGCGAGATGTATTATGCCCTGCGGCGGCTGGGGAAGGAGTGCATCTGGGTGAACTACGCCAACGGCGGCCATGGCGGCGGCACCGCCACGCCCGAGGATTTCCTGGACATGCAAAAGCGCATCGTGGAGTTTTACGACCAGCGACTCAAGGCGCCGAAGGCGAAGGTCACGTCCAACTAG
- a CDS encoding DUF2911 domain-containing protein — MTRNFPRAVAMLLVGASVVAAPTRADAQIRASELQSVAQTVDGTTIRVTYSRPRMRGRWPIFGTEAVQWGEVWTPGANWATLLETNKDITIGTKRVPKGKYGVWFVVRKDSAWTMLLDPKWKQFHMDHPKPNSTQIHVPLRVDSAAVEEVLTFSFPTLSANGGTLAMRWARTQVSADFTVTPSLSDLLPEKDAAPYVGVYAMREGKAKADSGRVIVTYEGGGLKARFEPEDPYMKTFALMRVGPNVFTAGLYEKGVIYEVLKPDMMFTFTLVPGKPVTFEVRGEDDELYFTGRRKP; from the coding sequence ATGACCCGGAATTTCCCCCGCGCCGTCGCCATGCTCCTGGTGGGCGCCTCTGTTGTTGCCGCTCCCACTCGTGCGGACGCGCAGATTCGCGCCAGTGAGTTGCAGAGTGTGGCCCAGACGGTGGACGGCACGACCATTCGGGTGACGTACTCACGACCGCGCATGCGCGGGCGCTGGCCGATTTTCGGTACCGAAGCGGTGCAGTGGGGCGAAGTGTGGACCCCGGGAGCCAACTGGGCCACGCTGTTGGAGACCAACAAGGACATCACTATCGGCACCAAGCGTGTGCCGAAAGGCAAGTACGGTGTGTGGTTCGTGGTGAGGAAAGACAGCGCCTGGACCATGCTGCTCGACCCCAAGTGGAAGCAGTTCCACATGGATCACCCCAAGCCCAACAGCACGCAGATTCATGTGCCACTGCGCGTCGACTCCGCGGCGGTTGAAGAAGTGCTGACGTTCTCCTTCCCGACCCTCAGCGCCAACGGCGGCACGCTGGCCATGCGCTGGGCCCGCACGCAGGTCAGCGCGGACTTCACGGTCACCCCGTCCTTATCCGATCTGCTTCCGGAAAAAGACGCGGCGCCCTATGTGGGGGTCTACGCCATGCGTGAGGGGAAGGCGAAGGCCGACTCCGGGCGTGTGATCGTGACGTACGAAGGCGGCGGGCTCAAGGCGCGCTTCGAGCCGGAGGACCCCTACATGAAGACGTTTGCGCTGATGCGCGTCGGCCCGAATGTCTTCACCGCCGGCCTCTACGAAAAGGGCGTGATTTACGAGGTGCTGAAGCCCGATATGATGTTCACGTTCACCCTGGTGCCGGGCAAACCCGTCACGTTTGAAGTGCGCGGCGAGGATGACGAGTTGTACTTCACCGGACGGCGAAAGCCATGA
- a CDS encoding potassium channel family protein — MRTILVGSGHLAHRIRTLISASGGEIVSLSREHVRPTSEGEPTFESIVRMVRDAGHGGIASAYLVDDRDEVNLEFLIALMSVDRRLPVVVALFNENIAPHLQAANPNVRVLNPAKIAAPAFVDALDAPLTHALGYRPVRIADDRIRKPVDPLIMKLSLGFVSMLVAATAYFHAAQQLSWIDALYFVTVTVATVGYGDINLLNASTVSKLMDIGLILGSTVFIWMIFSLTVDRIIKRRVQLALGRRTYTIRDHVIVCGLGRLGYFIAEGLLARGEHVLIVERNEDSSTIEHFRSLGADVYIGDARLPRVLKEVGVTRAKALYSVINNDFVNLEIGLNARTFEPNLRLVLRIYDDAMSARIREQLDIHLIFSMTAIADEKVFRAMPSVAAATAP; from the coding sequence GTGCGCACCATCCTCGTGGGCTCCGGGCATCTTGCCCATCGCATTCGTACGCTGATCAGCGCCAGCGGCGGCGAAATCGTTTCGTTGTCCCGGGAGCACGTCCGCCCGACATCCGAAGGCGAGCCGACGTTCGAGTCGATTGTTCGCATGGTGCGCGATGCGGGGCACGGCGGCATCGCGTCGGCGTACCTGGTGGATGATCGCGATGAGGTGAATCTCGAGTTCCTGATCGCGCTGATGTCAGTGGATCGCCGCCTGCCGGTGGTGGTGGCGCTGTTCAACGAGAACATCGCGCCGCACTTGCAGGCGGCCAATCCCAATGTTCGCGTGCTCAATCCTGCGAAGATCGCTGCGCCGGCGTTTGTCGATGCGTTGGATGCGCCGCTGACGCACGCACTGGGCTACCGACCGGTGCGCATCGCCGACGACCGGATTCGGAAGCCCGTCGATCCGCTCATCATGAAGCTCAGCCTGGGCTTCGTGTCGATGCTGGTGGCCGCCACGGCGTATTTTCACGCCGCGCAGCAGCTGTCGTGGATTGACGCGCTGTACTTTGTCACGGTCACCGTCGCCACGGTGGGCTATGGCGACATCAACCTGCTCAACGCCAGCACGGTGTCCAAGCTGATGGATATCGGTCTGATTCTGGGCTCGACCGTCTTCATCTGGATGATTTTTTCGCTCACGGTCGATCGCATCATCAAGCGGCGGGTGCAACTGGCGCTGGGTCGGCGCACGTATACGATTCGCGATCATGTCATCGTGTGCGGACTCGGGCGGCTGGGCTACTTCATTGCCGAAGGGCTGCTGGCCCGCGGCGAGCACGTGTTGATCGTGGAGCGCAATGAAGACTCGTCCACGATTGAGCACTTCCGATCGTTGGGGGCCGATGTGTACATCGGCGACGCCCGCCTGCCGCGCGTGCTGAAAGAGGTGGGCGTCACGCGCGCCAAGGCGCTCTACTCCGTCATCAACAACGACTTCGTGAATCTGGAAATCGGCCTCAACGCACGCACGTTCGAGCCCAACCTGCGGCTGGTGCTGCGCATATACGACGACGCCATGTCGGCGCGCATTCGCGAGCAGCTTGACATTCACCTCATCTTCAGCATGACGGCCATCGCCGACGAGAAAGTCTTTCGCGCGATGCCGTCAGTCGCCGCCGCCACCGCACCCTGA